From a region of the Acinetobacter larvae genome:
- a CDS encoding pyridoxal phosphate-dependent aminotransferase: MDVRLSDRVNAIKPSPTLAVTNKAAELKAAGKNVIGLGAGEPDFDTPQHIKDAAITAIQNGFTKYTAVDGTPGLKKAIIAKLKRDNQLDYQANQILVSCGGKQSFFNLALALLNKGDEVIIPAPYWVSYPDMVIIAEGVPVIVKCGEEQRFKITAAQLEAAITDKTRLLVLNSPSNPTGMIYSKAELEALAEVLRKHPHVMVASDDMYEPIRWQDEFYNIATVAPDLYDRVIVLNGVSKAYAMTGWRIGYAAGPAKLIGAMKKIQSQSTSNPTSISQVAAEAALNGPQDVLEPMVEAFKRRHDLVVNGLNAINGISCLPADGAFYAYANIRPLIRAKGLKSCTEFSEWLLEETGVAVVPGDAFGLGGFMRISYATADDVLVDALARIKKAADSIEGVDAAIASIAAEKA, translated from the coding sequence GTGGACGTACGTCTCTCTGATCGTGTAAATGCCATCAAACCGTCCCCAACACTTGCTGTGACCAACAAAGCTGCTGAATTAAAAGCCGCTGGCAAAAATGTCATTGGTCTTGGTGCAGGTGAACCTGATTTTGACACCCCTCAACACATCAAAGATGCCGCTATTACAGCAATCCAAAATGGATTCACCAAATATACGGCAGTAGATGGAACGCCAGGTCTAAAAAAAGCGATTATTGCTAAATTAAAACGCGACAATCAATTAGATTACCAAGCCAACCAAATTCTCGTTTCTTGCGGTGGAAAACAATCATTCTTTAACCTTGCCTTGGCTCTGCTCAATAAAGGTGATGAAGTGATTATTCCTGCGCCTTATTGGGTAAGTTACCCAGATATGGTCATTATCGCAGAAGGTGTACCTGTCATCGTAAAATGTGGCGAAGAGCAACGTTTTAAAATCACAGCGGCACAACTTGAAGCAGCGATTACCGATAAAACTCGTTTGCTGGTGCTCAACAGCCCATCAAACCCTACAGGTATGATCTATAGCAAAGCTGAATTAGAAGCTTTGGCAGAGGTATTACGTAAACATCCACACGTGATGGTTGCTTCTGATGACATGTACGAACCGATTCGTTGGCAAGACGAGTTCTACAACATCGCAACAGTTGCACCAGATTTATATGACCGCGTTATTGTGCTCAATGGCGTGTCTAAAGCTTATGCCATGACTGGTTGGCGTATCGGTTATGCTGCTGGTCCAGCAAAATTGATTGGCGCAATGAAAAAAATCCAATCTCAATCAACCTCTAACCCAACCTCCATTTCACAAGTTGCTGCTGAAGCTGCTTTAAATGGTCCACAAGATGTACTAGAGCCAATGGTTGAGGCTTTTAAACGTCGTCACGACCTTGTGGTCAATGGTTTAAATGCGATTAACGGCATTAGCTGCTTACCTGCTGATGGTGCTTTCTATGCCTATGCCAATATCCGTCCATTAATCCGTGCCAAAGGCTTAAAATCTTGCACTGAATTCTCTGAATGGCTACTTGAAGAAACCGGCGTTGCAGTAGTCCCTGGTGATGCATTCGGTCTCGGTGGTTTTATGCGAATCTCTTATGCAACGGCTGACGACGTATTGGTTGATGCACTCGCACGTATCAAAAAAGCGGCTGATTCTATTGAGGGTGTGGATGCTGCGATTGCCTCCATCGCTGCTGAAAAAGCTTAA
- a CDS encoding GFA family protein translates to MKKVSGQCLCGAVQFSLQPKNNQLSSCHCSICRRQAGGVNLNIEIVADSLVFSAQQALKYYDSSAWGERAFCSDCGTHLFWRSKDQQYCNVNPFILAELPEDTYLATEIYIDNKPDYYTFAGQRQQLTEADIIAMFSPQTDA, encoded by the coding sequence ATGAAAAAAGTTTCTGGGCAATGTTTATGCGGTGCTGTGCAATTTTCGCTACAACCAAAAAATAATCAGTTGAGTAGTTGTCATTGTTCAATTTGCCGTCGGCAAGCTGGTGGGGTTAATTTAAATATAGAAATTGTCGCAGATAGCTTAGTCTTTTCAGCACAGCAAGCGTTAAAATATTATGATTCCTCAGCTTGGGGAGAACGTGCATTTTGTAGTGATTGCGGCACACATTTATTTTGGCGTAGCAAAGACCAACAATACTGCAATGTCAATCCCTTTATTTTGGCGGAATTGCCTGAAGATACGTATTTGGCAACAGAGATTTATATCGACAATAAACCAGATTATTATACTTTTGCTGGGCAACGTCAGCAGTTGACGGAAGCGGACATCATTGCGATGTTTAGCCCTCAAACAGACGCATAG
- a CDS encoding alpha/beta hydrolase family protein, with protein MNIFLKKSMIALACSSVLFLAACNDSDDDADNTSPSQSNYIKERAYSLDSMQQASKIQVMHYNMPNVLGETAEATALVFYPKTAQPKDGWRVVVWEHGTVGVADQCAPSANTFNPRFKNMAESLLAAGYVIVAPDYEGLGTKGIHPYLNLGSEAKSAIYAVNAIQAQYKGTFNGAWMSVGQSQGGQASLGTAEYANDDANYKGAVAGAPASSLGVIIGQVAPLALQQLVAAGQTEVATEAYAELLAYAALTSVGIKAYEPRFAYQALFKDRSRPIAELAEGTTGENGLCLAELHDKFADDIRAFLAENSNHQLLQYPALIEKFEEDPTIKKFLVDNQPGTKKINTPIMIIQGTADMAVPYVITDGLQKNLKTLGTDVTFLPVEGASHTQAIVTKNPELVAFIKKYMPAA; from the coding sequence ATGAATATTTTTTTAAAGAAATCAATGATTGCTTTGGCATGCAGTAGCGTACTATTTTTAGCTGCATGTAATGATAGTGATGATGATGCTGACAATACATCGCCCAGTCAGTCCAACTATATTAAAGAGCGTGCCTATAGTTTGGATAGCATGCAGCAAGCATCGAAGATTCAGGTGATGCACTATAATATGCCTAATGTGTTGGGAGAAACTGCAGAAGCAACGGCATTGGTATTCTATCCAAAGACAGCACAGCCCAAAGATGGTTGGCGTGTTGTGGTTTGGGAGCATGGGACGGTGGGTGTGGCGGATCAATGTGCACCAAGCGCCAATACCTTTAATCCACGTTTTAAAAATATGGCGGAAAGTTTATTGGCGGCTGGTTATGTCATTGTCGCACCAGATTATGAAGGCTTAGGGACCAAAGGCATACACCCTTATCTAAATTTAGGAAGTGAGGCGAAATCAGCGATTTACGCAGTCAATGCCATTCAAGCACAGTATAAAGGCACGTTTAATGGGGCTTGGATGTCAGTTGGGCAATCCCAAGGTGGCCAAGCATCTTTAGGAACTGCAGAATATGCCAATGATGATGCAAACTATAAAGGTGCGGTTGCAGGTGCACCAGCATCAAGTTTGGGGGTTATCATTGGTCAGGTTGCACCGCTAGCTTTACAGCAGTTGGTCGCTGCAGGACAGACGGAGGTCGCTACAGAAGCTTATGCCGAGTTGCTGGCCTATGCCGCTTTGACCTCTGTGGGCATAAAAGCTTATGAGCCACGTTTTGCGTATCAAGCTTTATTTAAAGATCGCTCACGTCCAATTGCTGAATTGGCTGAGGGAACAACAGGGGAAAATGGCTTATGTTTGGCAGAGTTGCATGATAAGTTTGCAGATGATATCCGTGCTTTCTTGGCGGAGAATTCCAATCATCAATTATTGCAATATCCTGCTTTGATTGAAAAATTTGAAGAAGATCCGACCATCAAAAAATTCTTAGTTGACAATCAGCCAGGAACCAAGAAGATCAATACCCCGATTATGATTATTCAAGGTACGGCAGATATGGCTGTACCGTATGTCATCACCGATGGTCTACAAAAGAATTTAAAAACTTTGGGAACGGATGTAACTTTCTTACCGGTAGAGGGCGCAAGCCATACTCAAGCGATTGTTACGAAGAATCCTGAATTGGTTGCGTTTATCAAGAAATATATGCCGGCAGCATAA
- the ubiA gene encoding 4-hydroxybenzoate octaprenyltransferase: MMKSTALDWRQRLAAYYYLCRFDKPIGTELVFWPTMWALWLAQGGTPDFKIFIVMLLGVVFMRAAGCAINDFADRKVDAHVERTKNRPLATGVISAAEAIWVFLILVFASALLLLFLPIESFYWSFGALALAFIYPFMKRYTHLPQVFLGAAFSWSIPMAYTAVGATPDLTCWLLYFGNLAWTVAYDTQYAITDREYDLKIGVKSTAILFGRYDIQIIALLQGVSLVLIGAALYREDLLLPYAIWPLLLVLLDFIYQLVQTADRDPARCFWAFRHNRWVGLMIFLAIFIALYW; the protein is encoded by the coding sequence ATGATGAAATCAACGGCGTTAGACTGGCGGCAACGTTTAGCAGCTTATTATTATTTATGTCGTTTTGATAAACCGATTGGTACCGAACTGGTTTTTTGGCCAACCATGTGGGCATTATGGTTGGCGCAAGGCGGGACACCAGATTTTAAAATATTCATTGTTATGCTGCTCGGGGTTGTTTTTATGCGTGCAGCAGGTTGTGCCATTAATGATTTTGCAGATCGTAAGGTCGATGCGCATGTCGAACGCACCAAAAATCGGCCTTTGGCAACGGGTGTGATTTCGGCAGCTGAAGCCATTTGGGTATTTTTGATTTTGGTTTTTGCTAGTGCGTTATTGTTGTTATTTTTACCGATTGAAAGTTTTTACTGGTCTTTTGGCGCTTTAGCCTTAGCGTTTATTTATCCATTTATGAAGCGCTATACACATTTACCGCAAGTATTTTTAGGTGCGGCATTTTCATGGTCTATTCCAATGGCGTATACCGCTGTTGGGGCAACACCAGATTTGACGTGTTGGTTGCTGTATTTTGGAAATTTAGCTTGGACGGTTGCCTATGATACGCAATATGCCATTACTGACCGTGAATATGACTTAAAAATTGGAGTTAAGTCGACCGCTATTTTATTTGGGCGCTATGACATTCAGATCATCGCCTTATTACAGGGCGTGAGTTTAGTGCTGATTGGTGCTGCATTATATCGCGAGGATTTGTTATTGCCCTATGCGATTTGGCCACTCTTATTGGTGTTGCTTGATTTTATCTATCAGTTAGTGCAAACAGCCGATCGTGATCCTGCACGATGTTTCTGGGCGTTTAGACATAATCGTTGGGTTGGATTAATGATCTTTCTTGCAATTTTTATAGCATTGTACTGGTAG
- a CDS encoding chorismate--pyruvate lyase family protein — MLRPRVFNEDIDPQLKTWLYASGSLTQQLTQLADGQFCVEPTVQCFQKMSQQDSQWMNMPMHHLAWVRESLLYGSESVPWVKAKSIFPILSVQGKARIFKTIGTQPIGRFLFNRCQPLCQRRILRLPEGWTRQSCYTWHGCRFIVQETFLSSFERFLAQKKIKADAKSYISEYTS, encoded by the coding sequence ATGCTGAGACCAAGGGTATTTAACGAGGATATCGATCCGCAATTAAAAACATGGTTATACGCATCGGGGTCTTTGACACAGCAACTAACGCAGCTGGCGGATGGTCAATTTTGTGTTGAACCGACGGTACAGTGCTTTCAAAAAATGTCACAACAAGATAGTCAATGGATGAACATGCCGATGCATCATCTTGCATGGGTGCGCGAAAGTTTATTATATGGTTCAGAGTCAGTACCATGGGTCAAAGCCAAAAGTATTTTTCCGATTCTGAGTGTGCAGGGTAAAGCACGAATTTTTAAAACCATTGGTACTCAGCCAATCGGTCGTTTTTTATTTAATCGCTGTCAACCGCTTTGCCAGCGTCGCATTTTGCGTTTACCAGAAGGGTGGACGCGTCAAAGTTGTTATACTTGGCATGGCTGTAGGTTTATTGTGCAAGAAACTTTTTTAAGTAGTTTTGAGCGTTTTTTAGCACAAAAAAAAATTAAGGCAGATGCCAAGTCTTATATTTCGGAATACACATCATGA